One segment of Spiroplasma kunkelii CR2-3x DNA contains the following:
- a CDS encoding SGNH/GDSL hydrolase family protein, which produces MDNLSVLYKKTHPIDLFMIFLGTNDYFGYDAYAKLKEISDYPIETKIVDSLGELINKMKVLHKDNKEEVNYHVLVVCPPKVLTLHDGELLTSLPEAYKKYCAKLNIPVVNLQLSANPHPEDQN; this is translated from the coding sequence ATGGACAATTTATCAGTTTTATATAAAAAAACACATCCAATTGATTTATTCATGATTTTTTTAGGAACAAATGATTATTTTGGTTATGATGCTTATGCAAAATTAAAAGAAATCTCAGATTATCCAATTGAAACAAAAATTGTTGATTCATTAGGGGAATTGATTAATAAAATGAAAGTATTGCATAAAGATAATAAAGAAGAAGTGAATTATCATGTTTTAGTAGTTTGCCCACCAAAAGTATTAACATTGCATGATGGTGAATTGTTGACATCCTTACCAGAAGCTTATAAAAAATATTGTGCAAAATTAAATATTCCTGTTGTTAATTTACAATTATCAGCAAATCCACATCCCGAAGATCAAAATTAA
- the coaE gene encoding dephospho-CoA kinase (Dephospho-CoA kinase (CoaE) performs the final step in coenzyme A biosynthesis.), translating to MIIGVYGYIGAGKTSTCEYLQNKYHFTYLNADKIAKEIMQEPTVLLFLEQTFPGIVINGVLNRERLRKIIFTNPLANNKLNNYLWPKVNQQIITIINNNPNQKFLIEAIGLSTLALSFTTKIFITANKKNIITRINARDQQSSEQIEQLLKIQANFFKQIKPDYKVTTKKSLLELYQELDKIMEDILGDEQ from the coding sequence ATGATTATTGGTGTTTATGGTTATATTGGAGCAGGAAAAACAAGTACCTGTGAATACTTACAAAATAAATATCATTTTACTTATTTAAATGCGGATAAAATTGCAAAAGAAATTATGCAAGAGCCAACCGTTTTGCTTTTTTTAGAGCAAACTTTTCCGGGAATAGTTATTAATGGTGTTCTTAATCGTGAGCGTTTACGAAAAATTATTTTTACTAATCCTCTTGCTAATAATAAGTTGAATAATTATTTATGACCAAAAGTTAATCAACAAATTATTACAATTATTAATAATAATCCAAACCAAAAATTTTTAATTGAAGCAATTGGTTTAAGCACATTAGCGCTTTCTTTTACAACAAAAATATTTATTACTGCTAATAAAAAGAACATTATTACGCGAATTAATGCTCGTGATCAACAATCATCAGAACAAATAGAACAGTTATTAAAAATTCAAGCAAATTTTTTTAAACAGATAAAACCCGATTATAAAGTAACCACTAAAAAATCACTGTTAGAACTGTACCAAGAATTAGATAAGATAATGGAAGACATATTAGGAGATGAACAATAA
- a CDS encoding RsmE family RNA methyltransferase, with protein MHRFVANQLENNYFILAEDDVKQIKKVLRLRHQTQIICIYNGVHYLTILEVQTPQKYLFKLIKKLQQNHESPIKVRLIAGLIRNAKWDYLLQKATELGVNEITPFQFSRCVVQLKGENNFKKIERWKKICKEAAEQSYRNQVPLVHDVESDLKVLQQYQSDVNLVCYENVAETLSIKQFLQQDFKTITVVIGPEGGFTPHEIAVLSSYQYYPVSLGQRILRAETAPIALLAMIMYEKELIGEGKDDKSSID; from the coding sequence ATGCACCGTTTTGTTGCCAATCAATTAGAAAATAATTACTTTATTTTAGCTGAAGATGATGTTAAACAAATTAAAAAAGTTTTGCGTTTAAGACACCAAACACAAATTATTTGCATTTATAATGGTGTACATTATTTAACGATATTAGAAGTACAAACACCACAAAAGTACTTATTTAAATTAATTAAAAAATTACAGCAAAATCATGAAAGTCCAATTAAAGTACGATTAATTGCAGGTCTAATTCGGAATGCAAAATGAGATTATTTATTACAAAAAGCAACAGAATTAGGAGTTAATGAAATCACTCCCTTTCAGTTTAGTCGTTGTGTGGTACAATTAAAAGGTGAAAATAATTTTAAAAAGATTGAACGTTGAAAAAAAATTTGTAAGGAAGCAGCAGAACAATCTTACCGTAATCAAGTACCATTAGTACATGATGTTGAAAGTGATTTAAAAGTGTTACAACAATATCAAAGTGATGTTAATCTTGTTTGCTATGAAAACGTTGCAGAAACATTATCAATAAAACAGTTTTTACAACAAGATTTTAAAACAATTACAGTTGTAATTGGCCCTGAAGGTGGATTTACTCCACATGAAATTGCGGTTTTATCTTCATATCAATATTACCCCGTTTCATTAGGACAACGAATTTTACGAGCTGAAACAGCACCAATTGCACTTTTAGCAATGATTATGTATGAAAAAGAATTAATAGGAGAAGGCAAAGATGACAAAAGTAGTATCGATTAA
- a CDS encoding HU family DNA-binding protein yields the protein MSKKELAEQIAEKFTDVLSKTHAKEITNFVFDNIKNALVAGKKVSISGFGKFYVIEKPERDRRNPTTGEKIRISASKSAKFKAGKQLITNLNNN from the coding sequence ATGTCAAAAAAAGAACTAGCAGAGCAAATTGCCGAAAAATTTACTGATGTGTTATCAAAAACACATGCAAAAGAAATTACAAATTTTGTTTTTGATAATATTAAAAATGCTTTAGTTGCCGGAAAAAAAGTTTCAATTTCAGGATTTGGGAAATTTTATGTAATTGAAAAACCAGAAAGAGATAGAAGAAATCCAACAACAGGAGAAAAAATTAGAATCTCAGCTTCTAAATCAGCTAAATTTAAAGCAGGTAAACAATTAATAACTAATTTAAACAATAATTAA
- a CDS encoding DnaD family protein, which produces MLNSLFNKGSINKWRFLLSHYKLINLSEEQLVLIMLIMNCSSSGKRFITPLEIANHSNFSEDQAKKMLDHLKQAGFIDIKMKKGVLEMDLSPIFNKIIIAIENLELNVEKKILFEQVNQILQHTLNEHEKATLNTYLENKISDFQLTIIINNHQNAKLTFKELLKFIDNYLKNKPKSLTKYNWLID; this is translated from the coding sequence ATGTTAAATAGTTTATTTAATAAAGGAAGTATTAATAAGTGACGTTTTTTGTTAAGCCATTATAAATTAATAAATTTGTCAGAAGAACAGTTAGTATTAATCATGTTGATTATGAACTGTTCTTCTTCTGGTAAAAGGTTTATTACGCCATTAGAAATTGCAAATCATTCTAATTTTAGTGAGGATCAAGCAAAAAAGATGTTAGATCATTTGAAACAAGCTGGTTTTATTGATATTAAAATGAAAAAAGGTGTTTTAGAAATGGATTTATCACCAATTTTTAATAAGATCATTATTGCAATTGAAAACCTAGAATTAAATGTTGAAAAAAAAATTTTATTTGAACAAGTAAATCAAATTTTACAGCATACTTTAAATGAACACGAAAAAGCAACTTTAAATACTTATTTAGAAAATAAAATTTCTGATTTTCAATTAACCATAATTATTAATAATCATCAAAATGCAAAACTAACTTTTAAAGAATTACTGAAGTTTATTGATAATTATCTTAAAAATAAACCAAAATCATTAACTAAATATAATTGATTAATTGATTAA
- a CDS encoding DivIVA domain-containing protein, which translates to MKTIKLRATDIINKEFQVDYQGYDPNEVDTFLDMVATDYRVFEGITNDFNKKIKYLNQQLNDLQDKNDVLRAQLDETKAQKARLEEEGFSKADLIKRIHNLEGKINND; encoded by the coding sequence ATGAAAACAATTAAATTACGAGCAACGGATATTATTAATAAGGAATTCCAAGTTGATTATCAAGGCTATGATCCAAATGAAGTTGATACATTCTTAGATATGGTTGCGACAGATTATCGAGTTTTTGAAGGAATTACAAATGACTTTAATAAGAAAATCAAGTACTTGAATCAACAATTAAATGATTTGCAAGATAAAAATGATGTTTTAAGAGCTCAGCTTGATGAAACAAAAGCTCAAAAAGCCCGCTTAGAAGAAGAAGGTTTTTCAAAAGCGGATTTAATAAAGCGTATTCATAACTTAGAAGGAAAAATAAATAACGATTAG